The following are from one region of the Alkalimarinus sediminis genome:
- a CDS encoding DUF748 domain-containing protein, which yields MHSFSKITSRYWYRSRLFWLLFLLSTYALVGFLVLPGVIKNIAIEQIEQNLGWQGSIDKVELNPFALTLTVNQFAIQDEQGDSVVAFDRYHTNIQLRSIIEGAVTFSNFELAAPFIKLVIDENGKTNFHKAIEKARAKRPEEVAKTDEGDSKPPKLLFDTINVIGGEIEVIDHTQEQLIEHHLKPITFALTNFSTYANKSGAYQLEIALGTGQHLAWNGNIGIAPFHSSGFLKVSNLRAERLWTYAQSKAPYKLTHGLVGFEGQYAASMDQSAPIFELSNATITMEQLQVALKTAEETFLDIEKLTVGPLDFNLAKQKLDISRLVVDALSLKIERNAEGQLTILAPLSKTSNNETQEAAVSNEIADADSTNDTAQPFLWSIGEIQLNNSALNIADLQPSTAANISIDNINSRLSGLSQDMTKSLDFGLSYYIENSEKSEITGQITPTPFDLKAAINFDKLALSTIQPYLNDHVRITIEDGALSVNGNLTLAAGADSDAMTGDFAGSININNFETIDQSVKERLVGWQDLSIEPIKINFNPLAIDISDIRFEQPYGRIIVTNDRSTNLAQLAVSKPEEATQPTTAEPAPEQPDSASAQSEGKPVPVKISRILFNNGAAYFADLSLKPQFGTSIQNISGEISGLSSDNLERASVDIKGTVEDYGKALVKGKINPLSGDLYTDLAVKFDNIELSTMTPYSGRYAGYTIDKGKLNLHLNYKIAKRMLEGENRLILDQFELGNTVDSEESVNLPLELALAILKDRNGVIDIDLPTSGNMDDPDFKFSGLVLKAFANVITKAATAPFSMIGSLVGGDAESLQSVSFETGKAELTAEHISNLEKLSKALNSRPQLMLEIRTNIDEQGDSDALKKIKLDNRLVSSSGEQRIATLEKLIAGRVGQPKLDEIKTNTLATTNTSEQAAAENSEQNTAEQAAIEAQAYEKALYDTALETESVSSLELTTLAKQRITSIKTQLIDQHNVTNEQVFALQPSLEGQAKENRVITTFNLSTR from the coding sequence GTGCACTCATTTTCAAAAATCACTAGTCGTTATTGGTATCGGTCACGTCTTTTTTGGCTCCTATTCTTACTATCGACTTATGCTTTAGTCGGCTTTTTAGTGCTACCAGGAGTTATCAAAAACATTGCCATCGAGCAAATTGAGCAGAACCTCGGATGGCAGGGCAGTATTGATAAAGTAGAACTAAACCCTTTTGCGCTAACCCTTACGGTAAATCAATTTGCGATACAGGATGAGCAAGGGGATTCCGTTGTCGCATTCGACCGCTACCACACCAATATCCAACTTCGTTCGATCATCGAAGGCGCAGTCACCTTTTCAAACTTTGAATTGGCCGCTCCATTTATAAAGCTGGTTATCGACGAAAACGGTAAGACAAACTTCCACAAGGCTATTGAAAAGGCACGAGCTAAACGCCCAGAAGAAGTTGCTAAAACTGACGAAGGTGACAGCAAGCCACCCAAACTACTATTTGATACTATCAACGTTATCGGTGGTGAAATAGAGGTTATAGACCATACTCAAGAACAGTTGATAGAGCATCACCTCAAGCCCATAACCTTTGCGTTAACCAACTTTTCTACTTACGCCAATAAATCTGGCGCTTACCAGTTAGAGATCGCATTAGGTACCGGTCAACATCTCGCGTGGAACGGCAATATAGGTATCGCACCATTCCATTCCAGCGGTTTTCTAAAAGTAAGTAACTTGCGAGCAGAACGCCTTTGGACGTACGCACAAAGTAAGGCCCCTTATAAATTAACTCACGGCTTAGTTGGGTTTGAAGGGCAATATGCCGCGAGCATGGACCAGAGCGCTCCAATTTTCGAACTCAGCAATGCCACCATCACTATGGAGCAACTACAAGTAGCACTCAAGACGGCAGAAGAAACGTTCTTAGACATAGAAAAACTCACCGTAGGGCCGCTTGATTTTAACTTAGCCAAACAAAAGTTAGATATAAGCCGACTTGTGGTAGATGCGTTATCACTCAAAATTGAACGTAATGCCGAAGGCCAACTAACGATACTTGCACCACTTTCTAAAACATCCAACAACGAAACTCAAGAAGCGGCAGTCAGCAATGAAATCGCTGATGCCGATAGTACAAACGATACGGCGCAACCCTTCTTATGGTCTATAGGTGAGATACAGCTCAACAACAGCGCACTCAACATTGCTGACTTGCAGCCTTCAACAGCAGCTAATATCTCGATCGACAATATTAACAGTCGACTATCAGGGTTGAGTCAAGATATGACCAAGAGTCTTGATTTCGGTCTTTCTTACTATATCGAAAACTCTGAAAAGAGCGAAATAACCGGCCAGATAACCCCAACACCCTTTGACTTAAAAGCGGCCATTAATTTCGACAAACTAGCCCTCAGCACCATTCAACCTTACCTTAATGACCATGTCAGAATCACGATTGAAGATGGCGCTTTGTCAGTCAATGGTAATCTAACCCTTGCCGCTGGTGCTGATAGTGACGCGATGACGGGCGACTTTGCTGGCTCAATTAATATTAATAACTTTGAAACCATCGACCAGTCAGTTAAAGAGCGATTAGTTGGCTGGCAGGACCTATCAATAGAGCCGATTAAAATTAACTTTAATCCCCTCGCGATAGACATCAGCGATATCCGGTTTGAACAACCATACGGCAGGATTATCGTCACCAATGATCGTTCGACTAACTTGGCGCAATTAGCAGTTTCAAAGCCTGAAGAGGCCACTCAGCCAACCACTGCAGAACCTGCACCGGAACAGCCAGATTCTGCTTCTGCGCAATCTGAAGGCAAGCCCGTACCCGTTAAAATTAGCCGAATTCTATTTAACAATGGCGCCGCTTACTTTGCTGACCTATCTCTAAAACCGCAGTTTGGCACCAGCATCCAAAATATTAGCGGTGAGATTAGCGGCCTATCATCAGACAACCTAGAAAGAGCTTCAGTGGATATTAAAGGAACTGTTGAAGACTATGGCAAGGCCTTGGTTAAAGGAAAAATAAACCCATTGAGTGGCGACCTTTATACAGACTTGGCCGTTAAGTTTGACAATATTGAACTCTCAACCATGACTCCATACTCAGGGCGTTATGCTGGCTACACCATCGACAAAGGCAAGCTAAACCTTCACCTTAACTACAAAATTGCCAAGCGAATGCTAGAAGGCGAAAATCGACTCATTTTAGACCAGTTTGAGTTAGGCAACACTGTAGATAGTGAAGAGTCGGTTAATCTGCCACTAGAACTAGCACTGGCGATATTAAAAGACCGCAACGGTGTAATTGATATAGACCTGCCCACAAGCGGCAATATGGATGACCCCGATTTTAAGTTTAGCGGGTTGGTCTTAAAAGCATTTGCCAACGTCATCACCAAAGCAGCAACCGCTCCATTCTCAATGATTGGCAGCCTAGTCGGCGGCGACGCAGAATCACTGCAGTCAGTTAGCTTTGAAACAGGTAAGGCAGAGCTAACAGCCGAGCACATCAGCAATCTTGAAAAGCTATCAAAGGCTCTCAATAGTCGCCCTCAACTTATGCTTGAAATCAGAACCAACATTGACGAGCAAGGGGATAGCGATGCACTTAAAAAGATCAAACTGGACAACCGGCTTGTATCTAGCAGTGGGGAGCAGCGTATCGCAACACTTGAAAAACTTATTGCTGGTAGAGTCGGGCAGCCTAAGCTAGATGAGATCAAAACCAACACACTCGCAACCACTAACACCTCTGAGCAAGCGGCAGCAGAGAACAGCGAGCAAAACACAGCAGAGCAAGCTGCAATCGAGGCTCAAGCCTATGAAAAGGCGCTCTACGACACTGCCTTAGAGACAGAGTCAGTTTCCAGTCTTGAGCTTACCACGCTGGCAA
- a CDS encoding mechanosensitive ion channel domain-containing protein has product MFRVANYMVVLFSFLFVLAAPASALTDNEIKQLKQQIETTQKEVAHFKLQSKNAKGEGRILSAMQFLKRERALREALEQLVGHVNSNNQDTALNQYVLTLLTEQSTVIKEEITLIENFIDKAQVKHEKAESTLDQMTSNKEIENATQLLIEHMQALLKNAKHLQSMGNNADSDLAYLDQLLEIYSVKSVGQLELAKSEIDDLSDLISFAPEEVKKELIAKSAILQNKKKTTAQSLSDILALMNQRGLNTASYQHVLISATGQVSGDVFNSEVALDLFQRASLATQLWLNENGISLIWKTILFTLIVFAFLALSKFVGRMVHTTLNKSKLQLSGLLKEFFTSIASKLVLLIGILIAMSQFGIEVTPLLAGLGMVGFIVGFALQDTLSNFASGLMILIYRPFDEGDLVEAAGVKGTVSKLSLVSTTILTLDNQKLVVPNSKIWGDVIRNVTAQTQRRVDMVFSIGYSDDIPKAENVLMEILSNHKSVLKNPEPMVRLHTLNESSVDFVVRPWVKTEDYWNVYWDVTRTVKQRFDQEEISIPFPQRDIHIYNSES; this is encoded by the coding sequence ATGTTCCGCGTTGCCAACTATATGGTGGTTTTATTTTCTTTTCTATTTGTGTTGGCAGCGCCTGCATCAGCGCTCACCGATAACGAAATAAAGCAGCTGAAACAACAAATTGAAACCACTCAGAAAGAGGTCGCGCACTTTAAACTACAGAGCAAAAATGCCAAGGGAGAGGGGCGCATCCTATCTGCAATGCAGTTTCTGAAGCGAGAAAGAGCACTACGGGAAGCACTCGAACAACTCGTTGGCCATGTTAACAGTAACAACCAAGACACAGCTCTGAATCAGTATGTATTGACACTGCTCACTGAGCAATCCACTGTGATCAAAGAAGAAATTACCTTAATCGAAAACTTTATCGACAAAGCTCAGGTCAAACACGAAAAAGCCGAATCAACTCTCGATCAAATGACGAGCAATAAAGAGATTGAGAACGCAACACAATTGTTAATCGAGCATATGCAGGCGCTGTTGAAAAACGCCAAACACCTTCAATCAATGGGCAACAATGCCGACAGCGATCTGGCGTACTTAGATCAACTGCTAGAAATCTATTCAGTCAAATCAGTGGGGCAACTAGAGTTAGCCAAGTCAGAAATTGATGACCTGTCAGACCTCATCAGCTTTGCGCCTGAAGAGGTAAAAAAAGAACTCATCGCCAAGTCTGCCATCTTGCAGAATAAGAAAAAGACCACTGCTCAAAGCCTTTCTGACATCCTGGCACTAATGAATCAGCGAGGTCTCAATACTGCAAGCTATCAACATGTTTTGATCAGCGCGACTGGGCAGGTATCAGGGGATGTATTTAATAGCGAAGTCGCATTAGACCTTTTTCAGCGAGCCTCTCTAGCCACACAATTATGGCTAAATGAAAATGGCATAAGCCTAATATGGAAGACTATTCTTTTTACTCTGATTGTTTTCGCATTTTTAGCACTATCAAAGTTCGTCGGCAGAATGGTTCACACCACATTAAATAAATCTAAACTACAACTATCGGGCCTGCTTAAAGAGTTCTTTACCTCCATCGCCTCAAAACTGGTATTACTCATCGGCATACTCATCGCCATGTCGCAATTTGGCATTGAAGTGACACCGCTTTTAGCTGGCTTGGGAATGGTGGGCTTTATTGTTGGTTTTGCATTACAAGATACCCTGTCTAACTTCGCATCAGGCTTGATGATTCTGATATACCGCCCATTTGATGAAGGCGACCTGGTCGAAGCCGCAGGGGTAAAGGGCACCGTATCAAAATTAAGCTTGGTATCAACCACCATTTTGACACTCGATAACCAAAAACTAGTCGTTCCCAACTCCAAAATATGGGGGGATGTGATTCGTAACGTCACCGCCCAAACCCAAAGACGAGTCGATATGGTATTTTCAATCGGTTACAGCGACGACATTCCGAAAGCAGAAAACGTCTTAATGGAGATTCTCAGTAACCATAAGTCTGTACTTAAAAACCCAGAGCCAATGGTTAGACTACACACCCTCAACGAGTCATCTGTTGATTTTGTTGTGCGTCCCTGGGTAAAAACCGAAGATTACTGGAATGTCTACTGGGATGTAACCCGTACCGTTAAACAACGCTTTGACCAAGAAGAGATTTCTATTCCGTTCCCTCAGCGAGATATTCATATTTATAACAGCGAATCATAA
- a CDS encoding DUF924 family protein, with amino-acid sequence MTNSSADIIAFWFDEITPKEWFIKDLAFDQIIRDRFLSVHQAAVKGELYHWRLTAEGCLAEIIILDQFSRNMFRDKPEAFAYDNVALVLAQRAVELKLDQLLPSQQRAFLYMPYMHSESVLIHEQAVKLFDQPGLENNLQFEYRHKEIIDRFGRYPHRNAILGRESTTDELNFLESPGSSF; translated from the coding sequence ATGACTAACAGTAGCGCTGACATTATCGCTTTTTGGTTTGATGAAATAACACCGAAAGAGTGGTTTATCAAAGACCTTGCATTTGATCAGATAATTAGAGATCGGTTTCTATCGGTTCATCAGGCGGCAGTAAAAGGAGAGCTTTATCACTGGCGCTTAACCGCCGAAGGGTGCTTGGCTGAAATTATCATTCTCGACCAATTCTCTCGTAATATGTTTCGGGATAAACCAGAGGCTTTTGCCTATGACAACGTAGCGTTGGTGTTGGCTCAACGGGCAGTTGAACTAAAGCTAGATCAACTATTGCCTTCACAACAGCGTGCATTTTTGTATATGCCTTATATGCACAGTGAGTCTGTGTTGATCCATGAGCAGGCGGTGAAATTGTTTGACCAACCGGGGTTAGAGAACAATTTACAGTTTGAGTACCGTCATAAAGAGATTATTGATCGATTTGGGCGATACCCTCATCGAAATGCCATCTTAGGCCGAGAATCAACAACGGATGAACTTAATTTTCTAGAGTCGCCAGGGTCGTCCTTTTAA
- a CDS encoding GGDEF domain-containing protein: protein MKFSWDAIFNTSYDQNSVLVTETLCYLGIIFLSIFGIKSLYTGSEVYGFALLGFGLSIALSLAYYKASGSDLIHKSFLTLSFTLLYIYLLATGGQENTGLLWCYAYPLLIFTFVGLKRGLAYLIFIVICSIIILYVPDHPLVTHSYSDNTRSRFVGSMFFISLMSCLLELERERANAGMAKANATLEAYAVTDELTGLYNRRGINKKIDYELQRSRREGSEVTVILCDVDFFKQINDQYGHDVGDAALKLLATQFKNSLRATDYAGRWGGEEFALVLPNTPVQEGFMLAERVRERVAACSLHHQDIEIRLSISSGISSSRYFDQYDELIKAIDVSLYSAKKSGRNRTEPQIFGAPQLAG, encoded by the coding sequence ATGAAGTTCTCTTGGGACGCGATTTTTAATACATCATACGACCAAAACTCGGTTCTGGTGACTGAGACGCTCTGCTATCTGGGGATTATCTTTCTCTCAATTTTTGGTATCAAATCTCTCTACACCGGTAGCGAAGTCTATGGCTTTGCGTTACTGGGTTTTGGCCTCTCTATTGCCCTAAGCTTGGCATATTATAAGGCCTCGGGTAGTGACTTAATTCATAAAAGCTTCTTAACGCTCTCATTCACCTTACTTTATATCTATTTACTGGCAACTGGTGGGCAAGAGAACACCGGTTTGCTCTGGTGTTACGCTTATCCGTTGTTAATTTTTACATTTGTCGGGCTAAAACGTGGCCTGGCGTATCTTATTTTTATTGTTATCTGCTCCATTATTATTCTTTATGTACCTGACCACCCTCTGGTGACGCATAGTTACAGCGATAACACCCGATCGCGTTTTGTGGGCTCAATGTTTTTTATATCGTTAATGAGTTGTCTGCTTGAACTTGAGCGAGAGCGAGCTAACGCTGGCATGGCCAAAGCCAATGCGACATTAGAAGCCTATGCGGTTACTGATGAGTTGACGGGGCTTTATAATCGCCGTGGTATCAACAAAAAAATTGACTATGAGCTACAGCGTTCTCGCAGAGAAGGGTCTGAGGTCACGGTGATTTTGTGTGATGTTGATTTCTTCAAGCAGATTAATGATCAATACGGCCATGATGTCGGTGATGCGGCACTAAAACTGTTGGCGACACAATTTAAGAACTCCCTCAGAGCAACAGACTATGCAGGTCGCTGGGGAGGCGAAGAGTTTGCACTGGTGCTGCCAAATACCCCGGTGCAGGAAGGCTTTATGCTAGCAGAACGGGTGAGAGAGCGAGTGGCTGCATGCAGTCTGCATCATCAGGATATCGAGATCAGGCTATCCATTAGTTCAGGCATCAGTTCATCTCGCTATTTTGATCAGTATGATGAGCTAATCAAAGCGATTGATGTCAGCTTATATAGCGCCAAAAAATCGGGCCGTAACCGCACTGAACCCCAGATATTCGGCGCGCCTCAGTTGGCGGGTTGA
- the ilvM gene encoding acetolactate synthase 2 small subunit, with protein MSQMNKTQTTIQCNVENTPAILERLLRTIRVRGFALENLAMKTNDQNLDIELNVCGERNITMLVNQLNKLVDVNHIYLADDAANERMSA; from the coding sequence ATGAGCCAGATGAATAAGACCCAAACCACAATACAGTGCAATGTAGAAAACACGCCTGCCATATTAGAGCGGCTGCTACGCACCATTCGGGTAAGAGGGTTTGCATTGGAGAATCTGGCCATGAAAACGAATGACCAGAATCTGGATATAGAGCTCAACGTATGCGGCGAACGAAATATCACCATGTTAGTCAATCAGCTAAACAAGCTAGTAGATGTCAATCATATCTACCTTGCTGATGATGCTGCAAACGAGCGAATGTCGGCTTAA
- the ilvG gene encoding acetolactate synthase 2 catalytic subunit, whose translation MNGAESIIEAFKSHKIETVFGYPGGCIMPLYDALVTARDSDREHKLQHVLCRHEQGCALAADGYARSSGKIGVCIATSGPGATNLITGVANAFADSTPMLVITGQVPTGLIGTDAFQETDILGMTLGIVKHSYLVTDADELPSIMEQAITLAQSGRPGPVWIDLPKDVLLAPVSADSISSSKAQSGANTQHSESSSKWNSQIDQARQMLSAAKKPLLYTGGGIPLSNAENTLRAFIEDTQIPCVETLKGLGNSGRSYTHNLGMLGMHGSKAANLAIQECDLLISAGARFDDRATGKVSSFAPNAKIIQIECDPAEISKLKDCDIALQGNVSDILPALSMPLDIEEWRKACNASKQTSGFSLPANNDDIGQNEAIHGPDFIAMLSRLTNANSIISCDVGQHQMWVAQHYQFDHPRHHLSSGGLGTMGFGLPAAIGAQFAMPDHTIINVSGDGSFMMNAQELATIKRHQLPIKIIILDNQCLGMVRQQQELFYKERYSEIDLSDNPDFLKMAEAFEIPSHSISQACQMRRAIEMLFAYDGPMLLHVNINPQDNVWPIVKPGAANNQMIDETSHISQPEGSAA comes from the coding sequence ATGAACGGCGCAGAGAGCATCATAGAAGCATTTAAGAGTCATAAAATAGAGACCGTTTTCGGGTACCCGGGCGGCTGTATCATGCCCCTCTACGATGCTTTGGTCACAGCTCGTGACAGCGATAGGGAGCACAAACTGCAACATGTACTCTGTCGCCACGAACAAGGCTGCGCGTTAGCCGCTGATGGTTATGCTCGTTCAAGCGGTAAGATAGGTGTTTGTATCGCTACATCAGGCCCTGGCGCCACCAACTTGATTACTGGCGTTGCCAATGCATTTGCAGACTCAACGCCGATGTTGGTCATTACAGGGCAGGTTCCAACGGGACTGATAGGCACAGATGCCTTTCAAGAGACGGATATTCTGGGTATGACGCTAGGTATCGTTAAACACAGCTATCTGGTAACTGATGCAGATGAGTTGCCAAGTATTATGGAGCAGGCGATCACCTTGGCGCAGAGTGGCCGACCAGGGCCCGTTTGGATAGATCTACCTAAAGATGTTTTGTTAGCCCCTGTTAGTGCTGATTCAATCTCTTCTTCTAAAGCGCAGTCGGGTGCGAATACTCAGCACTCAGAGTCCTCAAGCAAATGGAATAGTCAAATCGATCAAGCTCGACAGATGCTGTCAGCGGCAAAAAAACCATTGCTTTATACAGGCGGCGGCATCCCCTTATCCAATGCTGAAAACACTCTTAGGGCGTTTATTGAAGACACTCAAATACCCTGTGTGGAAACCCTAAAAGGCCTTGGTAATAGTGGACGTTCTTACACGCATAATTTAGGAATGCTGGGGATGCATGGGTCTAAAGCCGCTAACCTTGCTATTCAGGAGTGTGACCTGTTGATATCAGCCGGCGCTCGATTTGATGACCGGGCAACCGGCAAAGTAAGCTCGTTTGCCCCCAACGCCAAGATTATTCAGATTGAGTGTGACCCTGCCGAAATCTCAAAACTGAAAGACTGCGATATAGCGTTACAAGGTAACGTGTCGGATATTCTGCCGGCATTAAGCATGCCTCTTGATATTGAAGAGTGGCGCAAAGCATGCAACGCCAGTAAACAAACCAGTGGCTTCAGCTTGCCTGCAAATAACGACGATATTGGGCAAAACGAGGCTATTCACGGCCCAGACTTTATTGCCATGTTATCGAGACTCACCAACGCTAACAGTATTATTAGCTGTGATGTTGGTCAGCATCAAATGTGGGTTGCCCAGCACTATCAATTTGATCACCCCAGACACCATCTTAGTAGTGGCGGCCTTGGCACTATGGGCTTTGGGTTGCCCGCCGCCATTGGTGCCCAGTTCGCCATGCCCGACCACACCATTATCAATGTTAGCGGGGATGGCTCATTTATGATGAATGCACAAGAACTTGCCACCATAAAACGCCATCAATTGCCGATCAAAATCATCATTCTCGATAACCAGTGTTTAGGGATGGTACGACAGCAGCAGGAGTTATTTTACAAAGAGCGATATAGCGAAATTGACCTTTCAGACAACCCTGACTTTCTTAAAATGGCCGAGGCCTTTGAGATTCCCTCTCACTCTATCAGTCAGGCTTGTCAGATGCGCCGCGCAATAGAGATGCTATTTGCCTATGACGGGCCAATGTTGCTCCACGTAAACATCAACCCGCAAGATAACGTATGGCCAATTGTTAAGCCAGGGGCCGCCAATAACCAGATGATTGATGAAACCAGCCATATTAGCCAACCAGAAGGGAGTGCAGCATGA
- a CDS encoding aminoacyl-histidine dipeptidase — translation MMDIAQLQPNTVWYYFNQLCEIPRPSKHEQQLVAHILNLAHEKQLEAFTDSAGNVIIRKPATRGRENAPAIVMQSHLDMVPQKTDDSSHNFLTDPIKTYIDGDWVTATGTTLGADNGMGVAAILAVMFSDDIEHGPLEALLTIDEEAGMSGAANLEAGVLNGKLLLNLDTEEEGELYIGCAGGIDVNIAIPVEWEAIPDHYTALKLSIKELKGGHSGIDIHKGLGNAVKLATRIALEARHDFPELRVSGFQGGTLRNAIPRNSEITVVLPKQQADDFKDYVNALTLLFRSELRHANDTVVVDLASIDANNTCLTSESQAKLLNGLYRCPNGVIKMSSLFDGVVETSNNLATVDLTKHSCQVQCLVRSSDNDARDKACELIESVFADIDAKVVCDNGYPGWQPAPASPLLKVMQGVYQETFNQEAKIQVIHAGLECGLLGEKYPEWDMISFGPTIRGAHSPDERVHIESVQKFWDYLLAVLKRLSTSE, via the coding sequence ATGATGGATATCGCACAACTTCAACCCAATACAGTGTGGTACTACTTCAATCAACTGTGTGAGATTCCGCGCCCCTCAAAACATGAACAGCAACTAGTGGCTCATATTCTCAATCTAGCTCATGAGAAACAGTTAGAGGCTTTTACCGATTCAGCCGGTAACGTCATTATTCGCAAACCCGCAACCCGTGGTCGCGAAAACGCTCCTGCGATTGTCATGCAAAGTCACCTCGATATGGTGCCACAGAAAACCGATGACAGTAGCCACAACTTTCTCACTGACCCGATAAAAACCTATATTGATGGCGATTGGGTGACCGCTACGGGCACAACACTCGGTGCTGACAATGGCATGGGGGTCGCGGCGATATTAGCTGTGATGTTCAGCGATGATATCGAACATGGGCCACTCGAAGCACTACTCACAATTGACGAAGAAGCAGGTATGAGCGGTGCAGCAAACCTAGAAGCCGGCGTGCTAAATGGCAAGTTACTGCTTAACCTTGATACCGAAGAAGAAGGTGAACTTTATATCGGCTGTGCCGGTGGTATCGATGTCAATATCGCTATCCCTGTTGAATGGGAAGCAATTCCCGATCACTACACTGCACTGAAGCTATCCATAAAAGAGCTGAAAGGCGGTCACTCCGGTATCGATATTCATAAAGGGCTCGGTAACGCCGTTAAGTTAGCAACTCGTATTGCGCTCGAGGCTCGCCATGACTTTCCCGAACTAAGAGTCAGCGGCTTTCAAGGCGGAACATTGCGCAATGCAATTCCTCGCAATAGTGAAATAACCGTGGTGCTACCTAAACAGCAAGCAGATGATTTTAAAGACTATGTAAATGCTCTGACCCTGCTATTTAGAAGCGAACTAAGGCACGCAAATGATACCGTAGTAGTTGATCTCGCCTCTATTGATGCAAACAACACCTGCTTAACCAGTGAGAGCCAAGCAAAGCTACTCAACGGGTTATATCGCTGCCCTAACGGCGTAATTAAGATGAGCAGCCTGTTTGATGGCGTAGTCGAAACCTCTAATAACCTCGCGACGGTTGATTTAACTAAGCACTCTTGCCAAGTTCAGTGCCTGGTGCGAAGTTCAGACAATGACGCTAGAGATAAAGCATGTGAACTGATTGAATCCGTTTTTGCAGATATTGATGCCAAGGTTGTTTGCGATAACGGTTACCCTGGTTGGCAGCCTGCTCCTGCATCACCATTGCTCAAGGTTATGCAGGGTGTCTACCAAGAGACCTTTAATCAAGAAGCCAAAATACAAGTGATTCACGCAGGGTTGGAGTGCGGTTTATTAGGGGAAAAATACCCGGAGTGGGATATGATCTCATTCGGGCCAACAATCAGAGGTGCCCATTCACCAGACGAGCGAGTTCATATTGAAAGCGTTCAGAAGTTTTGGGACTACCTGTTAGCAGTATTAAAACGATTATCAACATCAGAATAA
- a CDS encoding dodecin, whose protein sequence is MSDHHTYKTIEVVGSSPQSTDDAIRNAIHECAKTIHNINWFEVVETRGHVVDGEVAHFQVTMKVGFRIDNS, encoded by the coding sequence ATGTCTGATCATCATACCTATAAAACCATTGAGGTCGTGGGGTCATCACCTCAAAGTACAGATGATGCTATTCGAAATGCCATTCATGAATGTGCCAAAACCATTCACAATATCAATTGGTTTGAGGTGGTTGAAACACGAGGTCATGTGGTGGATGGAGAGGTGGCGCACTTTCAAGTAACCATGAAGGTTGGCTTCAGAATCGACAATAGTTAG
- a CDS encoding hydrogen peroxide-inducible genes activator, whose product MITTKQLSYALAVEKTLHFKKAAESCNISQSALSTALSELEKQLGLQIFERDNKKVLVTPVGKEILEKARAIMLQIGELQHLADNQQAPLSFPISVGVIPTIAPYLLPKLFPLLAEQYPQAQINIVEEQSHVLVDLVKRGEIDTAILAMPFPCEGLLALEFWQEDFYWIALKGEKHTNQKEITSNELTHSKLMLLKEGHCLKDHILAACKLPEQTANHGFGATSLNTLVQMVLGKMGSTLIPKMALEQLTQQHEMLSAVHLNEPSPHRRIAFIIRPNYTRMSSVEALIKLSKSAL is encoded by the coding sequence ATGATCACGACTAAGCAGCTGAGCTACGCACTGGCAGTAGAAAAGACACTACATTTCAAAAAGGCGGCAGAGAGCTGCAACATAAGTCAGTCGGCGTTGAGTACAGCCCTAAGCGAGCTAGAGAAACAGCTCGGTTTACAGATATTTGAACGAGACAATAAAAAAGTTCTCGTCACGCCGGTAGGCAAAGAGATACTGGAGAAAGCTCGCGCCATTATGTTACAAATAGGAGAGCTACAGCACCTGGCAGACAATCAACAAGCCCCATTAAGCTTTCCTATTTCAGTAGGTGTTATTCCAACGATTGCACCTTATTTATTACCAAAGCTATTTCCACTTCTTGCAGAGCAGTACCCACAGGCACAAATTAATATTGTTGAAGAGCAATCCCACGTGTTGGTTGACCTGGTCAAACGCGGTGAAATTGACACCGCCATTTTGGCCATGCCGTTTCCTTGCGAAGGGCTTCTGGCACTTGAATTCTGGCAAGAAGATTTCTACTGGATAGCCCTAAAAGGTGAGAAGCATACCAACCAAAAAGAGATCACGAGTAATGAACTCACCCATAGCAAACTAATGCTATTGAAAGAGGGACACTGCCTAAAAGATCATATTCTGGCCGCCTGCAAGTTGCCTGAGCAGACAGCTAATCACGGTTTTGGTGCCACTAGTTTGAATACACTGGTGCAAATGGTACTGGGTAAAATGGGGAGTACACTGATACCAAAAATGGCTTTGGAGCAGCTAACACAGCAACACGAAATGCTCTCGGCGGTTCACCTTAATGAGCCTAGTCCTCATCGCCGTATCGCGTTTATCATTCGACCAAACTACACCCGGATGTCGAGTGTTGAAGCACTTATAAAATTATCTAAAAGCGCCTTATAA